From a single Helicovermis profundi genomic region:
- the hemZ gene encoding coproporphyrinogen dehydrogenase HemZ, which produces MIKIYTFGFDYAYDIIHLVKIFCSEKEIEVLREKDREKYINDAEYKNLINQVNLTSKINLNIDKDLDINIIIRLEDIDGKKRVSLFFFYGINLFNISRKELKNTSIKNIVKVLLYDVFSINFKTSSPWGILVGIRPVKIVHELFDKGYEENEVDDILYEEYRVSKDKRQLIIKTAKNERRFLYPIDKKKISIYICIPFCRTRCTYCSFPSNSSIKKSKLISPYVKALILELESMLKYLNSREFDIDCLYIGGGTPTTLSAEQLEEIFLKLQEYIDLKKLKEFTVEAGRPDTINKEKFKVMKKYFVNRVCINPQTMNDETLKKIGRDHTSSDIVNVFNLAREFEFESINMDLIAGLTDEDENDFKNTLDLIMRLRPENITVHTLAIKRASYLNENKENQILTDSEIVKNMLSLSKSYTEDNLYFPYYLYRQKNMLGNFENIGYSLKGHESLYNMRIMEERHTIVGVGAGSASKFCYPLENRFERFNNIKGLEEYILRFDELVKKKIDLLDQI; this is translated from the coding sequence ATGATAAAAATATATACATTTGGTTTTGATTATGCTTACGACATAATTCATTTAGTAAAAATTTTTTGTAGTGAAAAAGAAATTGAAGTGTTAAGGGAAAAAGATAGAGAAAAATATATAAATGATGCTGAATATAAAAATTTGATAAATCAAGTAAATTTGACTAGCAAAATAAATTTAAATATTGATAAAGATTTAGATATTAATATTATTATACGCTTAGAAGATATTGATGGTAAAAAAAGAGTTTCATTATTCTTTTTTTATGGTATAAATCTATTTAATATTTCAAGAAAAGAACTTAAAAATACTTCAATTAAAAATATTGTAAAAGTACTTTTGTATGATGTTTTTTCTATAAACTTTAAAACTTCATCTCCATGGGGAATATTAGTAGGTATTAGACCGGTTAAAATAGTGCATGAACTTTTTGATAAGGGCTATGAGGAAAACGAAGTAGATGATATATTGTACGAAGAATATAGAGTAAGCAAAGATAAACGACAATTAATTATTAAAACGGCAAAAAATGAACGCAGATTTCTATACCCTATAGATAAAAAGAAAATTAGTATTTATATTTGTATTCCATTTTGCAGAACTAGATGTACTTATTGTTCTTTTCCATCAAATAGTTCTATAAAAAAATCTAAATTGATTTCGCCATATGTTAAAGCATTAATTCTTGAACTTGAAAGTATGCTAAAATATCTTAATAGTAGAGAATTTGATATTGATTGCCTTTATATTGGAGGAGGAACACCAACAACCTTAAGTGCAGAGCAATTGGAAGAAATATTCTTGAAATTGCAAGAGTATATTGATTTAAAAAAATTAAAAGAATTTACTGTTGAAGCTGGAAGACCAGATACTATAAATAAAGAAAAATTTAAAGTTATGAAGAAATATTTCGTAAACAGAGTATGCATCAATCCACAAACTATGAACGACGAAACACTAAAAAAAATCGGAAGGGACCATACTTCAAGTGACATTGTAAATGTTTTTAATTTAGCGAGAGAATTTGAATTTGAAAGCATAAATATGGACTTAATTGCAGGTTTAACTGATGAAGATGAAAATGATTTTAAAAATACTCTAGATTTAATTATGAGATTAAGACCTGAAAATATAACTGTTCACACCTTGGCTATTAAAAGAGCGTCGTATTTAAATGAAAATAAAGAAAATCAAATATTAACCGACTCTGAAATAGTTAAAAATATGCTTTCTCTTTCTAAAAGCTATACTGAAGATAATTTATATTTTCCTTATTATTTATATAGGCAAAAAAATATGCTTGGTAATTTCGAAAATATTGGATATTCGCTTAAGGGACACGAATCTCTTTATAACATGAGAATTATGGAAGAGAGACATACTATTGTTGGAGTTGGGGCAGGTAGTGCTTCTAAATTTTGTTATCCCTTAGAAAATAGATTTGAAAGATTTAATAATATTAAGGGACTTGAAGAATATATATTGAGATTTGATGAATTGGTAAAGAAAAAAATTGATTTATTAGATCAAATTTGA
- the dtd gene encoding D-aminoacyl-tRNA deacylase, with protein MRAVVQRVKKSSVNVDGKTIGSIGKGLNVLVGVEDGDSLEDVKYLAEKIINLRIFEDENEKMNLSLLDVKGEMLAISQFTLLGDCRKGRRPSFITASRPEIANELYENFVSICSEKVIKVETGKFQADMQVEIINDGPVTLMIDSKKVF; from the coding sequence ATGAGAGCGGTAGTTCAAAGAGTGAAAAAATCAAGTGTAAATGTTGATGGAAAAACTATTGGTAGTATTGGAAAAGGGCTAAATGTTCTAGTCGGCGTTGAAGATGGTGATTCATTAGAAGACGTAAAATATCTAGCTGAAAAAATTATAAATTTAAGAATATTTGAAGATGAAAATGAAAAAATGAATTTGTCTTTACTTGATGTAAAAGGTGAAATGCTCGCTATATCACAATTTACTTTACTTGGCGATTGCAGAAAAGGAAGAAGACCCAGTTTTATAACTGCATCTAGACCAGAAATCGCAAATGAACTTTATGAAAATTTTGTTAGTATTTGCAGTGAGAAAGTAATTAAAGTCGAAACGGGTAAATTTCAAGCTGATATGCAAGTAGAAATTATTAACGATGGGCCTGTAACACTCATGATTGATAGTAAAAAAGTGTTTTAG
- a CDS encoding MBL fold metallo-hydrolase produces the protein MIIEKLTLGTYGANCYIVADEKEKQCIIIDPGSEAEKIIKLIDSKGYTPIHIVLTHGHVDHICAATTLKNEYGISIMVHRADEYLLKSKELNLSSKTSYGDMEFTPDVLLEDGKKIKFGSLHAKVIHTPGHTKGGICLLIENSLFSGDTLFMYSYGRYDLEGGNFDKIRKSITNRLFKLNPKTLVYPGHGGSTTIGAEIKSNPIND, from the coding sequence ATGATAATAGAAAAATTAACGTTGGGTACGTATGGTGCAAATTGCTATATAGTCGCTGATGAAAAAGAAAAACAATGTATTATAATAGATCCAGGAAGTGAAGCTGAGAAAATCATAAAATTGATTGACTCAAAAGGATATACTCCTATCCATATAGTACTTACTCATGGACATGTTGATCATATTTGTGCTGCAACGACTCTTAAAAATGAATATGGTATTAGTATTATGGTTCACAGGGCAGATGAGTATTTACTAAAATCAAAAGAATTGAATTTATCTTCAAAGACATCATATGGAGATATGGAATTTACTCCAGATGTTTTACTTGAAGATGGAAAAAAAATAAAATTTGGTTCACTTCATGCAAAAGTAATACATACACCAGGACATACCAAAGGTGGTATTTGCTTATTAATAGAGAATTCACTTTTTAGTGGAGACACACTTTTTATGTATAGTTATGGAAGATATGATCTTGAAGGTGGAAATTTTGATAAAATTAGAAAATCTATCACAAATAGACTATTTAAATTAAATCCTAAAACTTTAGTTTATCCGGGTCATGGTGGTTCTACTACGATAGGTGCTGAAATAAAATCTAATCCTATAAATGATTAA
- the hisS gene encoding histidine--tRNA ligase, with protein sequence MIIKPKGTKDVLPKDIHKWLYVEEKFREICNLYSYSEIRTPLFEFTKLFKRGVGETTDIVKKEMYTAISGVDLKKYRNDSFDIDKKGFTLKPEGTAPVVRAFTENKLYADSQPTKLFYITPCFRHERPQAGRLREFHQFGIEAFSSNEASVDAEVISLADTYLRKLGLTKTELRINSIGCKVCRPNYHKELKSFLKSKLNNLCETCNERFITNPMRILDCKNPSCQSELTDAPVMMDYLCDECSDHFKSLKSNLDSMEISYIVDPRIVRGLDYYTKTAFEFISNDIGAQSTVCGGGRYDGLVEEIGGPSTPGVGFGMGIERLLLTLEQTDVEIENKKTMDVFIVSSGKDAKLFALKISQYLRTKNISCDIDHLSRSMKSQFKYADKLGAKFVIIIGEDEVSKGTYLIKNMNDGIQTEYKDDELYKINELVNRKGEL encoded by the coding sequence ATGATAATAAAACCTAAAGGAACAAAAGATGTACTTCCAAAGGATATACATAAATGGTTATACGTTGAAGAGAAATTTAGAGAAATTTGTAATTTATATAGTTATAGTGAAATTAGGACGCCTTTATTTGAATTTACAAAATTATTTAAAAGAGGTGTTGGTGAAACCACAGATATTGTAAAAAAAGAGATGTATACTGCTATTTCAGGAGTAGATTTAAAAAAGTATAGAAATGATTCATTTGATATTGATAAAAAAGGTTTTACTTTGAAGCCAGAGGGAACTGCACCAGTTGTTAGAGCTTTTACTGAGAATAAGTTGTATGCGGATTCACAGCCAACAAAACTTTTCTATATTACTCCATGTTTTAGACATGAAAGACCACAAGCTGGTCGTTTAAGAGAATTTCATCAATTTGGAATTGAAGCATTTAGTTCGAATGAAGCCTCAGTTGATGCTGAAGTAATTAGTTTGGCTGACACTTATTTAAGAAAACTTGGTTTAACAAAAACGGAACTTAGAATTAATTCAATTGGCTGCAAAGTATGCAGACCTAATTATCATAAAGAATTAAAGTCGTTTTTAAAGTCCAAGTTAAATAATTTATGTGAAACTTGTAATGAAAGGTTTATTACTAATCCAATGAGAATTTTAGATTGTAAAAATCCATCTTGTCAAAGCGAGTTAACGGATGCTCCTGTTATGATGGATTATTTATGCGATGAATGTTCAGATCACTTTAAAAGTCTAAAAAGCAATTTAGATTCTATGGAAATCTCATATATAGTTGATCCTAGAATTGTTAGAGGACTCGATTATTATACTAAAACAGCTTTTGAATTTATTTCAAATGACATTGGAGCACAAAGTACAGTTTGTGGCGGCGGAAGATATGACGGTTTAGTTGAAGAAATTGGTGGACCATCAACTCCTGGTGTTGGTTTTGGAATGGGTATAGAAAGATTATTACTTACTCTTGAACAAACTGATGTGGAAATTGAAAATAAAAAAACAATGGATGTTTTTATTGTAAGTAGCGGAAAAGACGCAAAATTATTTGCACTGAAAATTTCACAGTATTTAAGAACTAAAAATATATCTTGTGATATTGATCATTTAAGCAGAAGTATGAAGTCTCAATTTAAATATGCAGATAAATTAGGTGCCAAGTTTGTAATTATCATTGGAGAAGATGAAGTTTCAAAAGGAACATACTTAATTAAAAATATGAATGACGGGATACAAACTGAATATAAAGATGATGAATTGTATAAAATAAATGAATTAGTAAATAGAAAAGGAGAATTATAA
- the lpdA gene encoding dihydrolipoyl dehydrogenase: MEKSIIFIGGGPAGYEGAIRAAMLGAKVTIIEKEDVGGTCLNRGCIPTKALYKNAEVLKDIKNAEEFGYKIDNYSIDFEKIMERKDNVVSKLRDGILMILKSYNIDLIYGNASFIDEKILLVKTIDKSFEISADIIIIATGSSPIIPKVDGVELGGVITSRELLSLKAIPKTLTIAGGGVIGLEFANIFNELGTEVTIISNALLKRVDKELSKRVTMMVKKQGIKFLAKSHLEKIEESENGLKIYTTNEKNKVVDSDLLLLAMGRVANFEGLNIENAHIKFDRKGIIVDDDFKTSTEGIYAVGDVIGKKMLAHVASNQAIYLVEKLLDGKSHIDLETVPDCVFISPEVATVGMTEEECKESNIEYSKNKFLFGANGKALALNEPDGFVKVLAEKTTNKILGVHIMGPHASDLIMEGTLAISNNFSASDIGKTIHPHPTLSESFLEASLGIVDEAIHRVKSKR, encoded by the coding sequence TTGGAAAAAAGCATTATTTTTATTGGTGGAGGTCCAGCAGGTTACGAAGGAGCAATTAGAGCGGCAATGCTTGGCGCAAAAGTTACTATTATTGAAAAAGAAGATGTTGGTGGAACTTGCCTAAATAGAGGCTGTATACCTACTAAAGCTCTTTATAAAAATGCTGAAGTGTTAAAGGATATTAAAAATGCTGAAGAATTTGGTTATAAAATAGATAATTACAGTATTGATTTTGAGAAAATAATGGAAAGAAAAGATAATGTTGTTAGTAAACTTCGCGATGGTATTTTAATGATATTAAAGAGTTATAATATTGATCTTATTTATGGAAACGCATCTTTTATTGATGAAAAAATTCTTTTGGTGAAAACAATAGATAAGTCCTTTGAAATAAGTGCTGATATAATCATAATTGCAACAGGTTCAAGTCCTATTATTCCAAAAGTAGATGGGGTAGAGTTAGGTGGTGTTATAACTAGTAGAGAACTTCTTAGTTTAAAAGCTATACCTAAAACTCTAACAATAGCAGGTGGTGGTGTTATTGGTCTTGAATTTGCAAATATATTTAACGAACTTGGAACTGAAGTTACAATTATATCAAATGCTCTCCTAAAAAGAGTTGATAAAGAACTTTCAAAGAGAGTTACAATGATGGTAAAAAAACAAGGAATTAAATTTTTAGCAAAATCGCATTTAGAGAAAATTGAAGAAAGTGAAAATGGCCTTAAAATATATACAACAAATGAAAAGAATAAAGTAGTTGATTCTGACTTATTGCTTCTTGCAATGGGAAGAGTCGCAAATTTTGAAGGTTTGAATATTGAAAATGCACATATTAAATTTGATAGGAAAGGAATAATTGTAGATGATGATTTTAAAACATCTACTGAAGGAATTTATGCAGTTGGTGATGTTATAGGTAAAAAAATGTTAGCTCATGTTGCATCTAATCAGGCCATTTATCTGGTAGAAAAATTGCTTGATGGAAAAAGTCATATTGATCTTGAAACAGTTCCTGATTGTGTATTTATTAGTCCTGAAGTTGCAACTGTTGGAATGACAGAAGAAGAATGTAAAGAAAGTAATATTGAATATTCAAAAAATAAATTTTTATTTGGTGCAAATGGAAAAGCATTGGCATTAAACGAACCTGATGGTTTTGTAAAAGTACTTGCTGAAAAAACTACAAATAAAATTCTAGGTGTTCATATAATGGGTCCTCACGCTTCTGATTTAATTATGGAGGGAACACTCGCTATATCAAATAATTTTTCAGCTTCTGATATAGGAAAAACTATACATCCTCATCCAACTTTATCTGAGAGCTTTTTAGAAGCATCGCTTGGTATAGTAGATGAAGCAATTCATAGGGTGAAATCTAAAAGATAA